The proteins below come from a single Ovis aries strain OAR_USU_Benz2616 breed Rambouillet chromosome 18, ARS-UI_Ramb_v3.0, whole genome shotgun sequence genomic window:
- the LOC114108618 gene encoding interferon alpha-inducible protein 27, mitochondrial-like isoform X2 has product MEFTKVALLASNLASKILSAGSLAKVGGAASSSILAGLPSLGLTLPSSTALAGATSTLGSLVGTLKGSFLLGSPAAALSTLPVGAKAAAVVVGGASTVVAVPVVLGAVGFTSTGITASSLAAKMMSISAIANGGGVAAGSLVATLQSVGASGLSLSSKLLVSFAGSTLVSTLVGL; this is encoded by the exons ATGGAATTCACCAAGGTTGCCCTCTTAGCCTCTAACCTGGCTTCCAAGATACTGTCTGCAGGGAGCCTGGCCAAAGTGGGCGGGGCGGCCTCCAGCAGCATCTTGGCAGGACTTCCTTCACTGG GGCTCACTCTGCCATCCAGCACTGCTCTGGCGGGGGCCACGTCTACCCTGGGATCCTTGGTGGGGACACTGAAAGGCTCCTTCCTGCTCGGATCCCCCGCTGCGGCCCTGAGCACTTTGCCAGTAGGAG CCAAGGCTGCTGCAGTTGTGGTGGGCGGAG CTTCCACCGTGGTGGCTGTGCCTGTGGTGCTGGGCGCGGTCGGCTTCACCAGTACAGGAATCACCGCCTCCTCCTTAGCAGCCAAGATGATGTCAATATCTGCCATTGCCAATGGGGGCGGAGTTGCCGCTGGCAGCCTGGTGGCCACTCTCCAGTCCGTGG GAGCAAGCGGACTCTCCCTGTCATCCAAACTCCTGGTGAGCTTCGCTGGGTCCACCCTTGTGTCCACACTGGTGGGCCTGTAA
- the LOC114108618 gene encoding interferon alpha-inducible protein 27, mitochondrial-like isoform X1, whose protein sequence is MEFTKVALLASNLASKILSAGSLAKVGGAASSSILAGLPSLGLTLPSSTALAGATSTLGSLVGTLKGSFLLGSPAAALSTLPVGAKAAAVVVGGASTVVAVPVVLGAVGFTSTGITASSLAAKMMSISAIANGGGVAAGSLVATLQSVGKCPLGGLLVGLREKDRSLSASGPDLSPSEPQSSCSLVFPPWSLSLSGFL, encoded by the exons ATGGAATTCACCAAGGTTGCCCTCTTAGCCTCTAACCTGGCTTCCAAGATACTGTCTGCAGGGAGCCTGGCCAAAGTGGGCGGGGCGGCCTCCAGCAGCATCTTGGCAGGACTTCCTTCACTGG GGCTCACTCTGCCATCCAGCACTGCTCTGGCGGGGGCCACGTCTACCCTGGGATCCTTGGTGGGGACACTGAAAGGCTCCTTCCTGCTCGGATCCCCCGCTGCGGCCCTGAGCACTTTGCCAGTAGGAG CCAAGGCTGCTGCAGTTGTGGTGGGCGGAG CTTCCACCGTGGTGGCTGTGCCTGTGGTGCTGGGCGCGGTCGGCTTCACCAGTACAGGAATCACCGCCTCCTCCTTAGCAGCCAAGATGATGTCAATATCTGCCATTGCCAATGGGGGCGGAGTTGCCGCTGGCAGCCTGGTGGCCACTCTCCAGTCCGTGGGTAAGTGTCCCCTGGGGGGCTTGCTCGTAGGGCTGAGGGAGAAGGACAGGAGCCTCAGTGCCTCTGGCCCTGACCTCAGCCCCAGCGAGCCCCAGTCTTCCTGTTCCTTGGTATTTCCTCCTtggtccctctctctctctgggtttcTCTGA
- the LOC114108618 gene encoding interferon alpha-inducible protein 27-like protein 1 isoform X3: MEFTKVALLASNLASKILSAGSLAKVGGAASSSILAGLPSLGLTLPSSTALAGATSTLGSLVGTLKGSFLLGSPAAALSTLPVGASTVVAVPVVLGAVGFTSTGITASSLAAKMMSISAIANGGGVAAGSLVATLQSVGASGLSLSSKLLVSFAGSTLVSTLVGL, encoded by the exons ATGGAATTCACCAAGGTTGCCCTCTTAGCCTCTAACCTGGCTTCCAAGATACTGTCTGCAGGGAGCCTGGCCAAAGTGGGCGGGGCGGCCTCCAGCAGCATCTTGGCAGGACTTCCTTCACTGG GGCTCACTCTGCCATCCAGCACTGCTCTGGCGGGGGCCACGTCTACCCTGGGATCCTTGGTGGGGACACTGAAAGGCTCCTTCCTGCTCGGATCCCCCGCTGCGGCCCTGAGCACTTTGCCAGTAGGAG CTTCCACCGTGGTGGCTGTGCCTGTGGTGCTGGGCGCGGTCGGCTTCACCAGTACAGGAATCACCGCCTCCTCCTTAGCAGCCAAGATGATGTCAATATCTGCCATTGCCAATGGGGGCGGAGTTGCCGCTGGCAGCCTGGTGGCCACTCTCCAGTCCGTGG GAGCAAGCGGACTCTCCCTGTCATCCAAACTCCTGGTGAGCTTCGCTGGGTCCACCCTTGTGTCCACACTGGTGGGCCTGTAA